The Thermovibrio guaymasensis genomic interval TCCTTTTGTGGGTTATCTCCCTGCAGAGCTTTAGGCTGTAATAAAGAGGGTATTTTAAAAGCTTTTTTACTGAATTTTCGCTTGGAGGTCTGTAAAAGGTTGAGTTAACCTCAAGTCCGTTTAGGTGTTGGCTATAGAACTCAAGCCAGCGGGAGGTAGGAAGGCCTTCAGGGTAGAACCTTCCTACCCACTCGCGGTAGTAGTATCCACTGGTTCCAACTATTACCACTACTTCCTCAGCATAGTTAAAACTTCTCTAACTCTTTTTCCTACGCTCCTTGCAGTTTTCAAGCCCCACTCGTCAATTTCAAAGGAGTCCTCAACCTGCTTTGCCGTAGCCGCTCCTCCAAAGTGGGCGGTTGGGTCTGAGTCTGCAACTAAAATCATTCCGTGTATTAAAGCCCAAGCGTGTATCGCCTGAAGTGTGTGTTCCTGTCCTCCGTGTTTGGTTGCTCCTACAGCAATTGCGGCACATACTTTATCTTTCAACTCCCAGTTAACCCTTAAGGTCCTTGAACGGTCAAAGAGAGTTTTAAGCATTCCGGTTATTGAGCCAAAGTAGACTGGAGAACCTACTATTATTGCGTCTGCCTCTTTCATCTTTTCTTCTATTTCCTGGTAACCGTCCTTTACGATACAGACCCCTCCGTTTCTCTTACAGGCGTTACAGACTTTACAGTACTCAAGCGTATAGTCGCAGAGGGAAATAATTTCTGTATCAAAGCCTTCAAGCTCTTTAAAGGCTTCTTCAAGTAGGATTAGCGTTGAGCCTTTCCTGTGGGAGCCATTTATCCCAAGTACTTTCACTTTTCCCTCCTAACTCCTTTTCTTAAAGACAATTCTAATGGGAATCTTGTTAAATCCAAAGGCCTCCCTCAGTCTATTTTCTAAGAACCTCCTAAAGGACTTTGGGATCCCCTCAGGGTAGTTGGAGAAGAGGAGGAAGGTAGGAGGTTTTGTTTTAACCTGAGTTCCGTAGTAGATCTTAACTACCTTATTCTTGTAGACTGGAGGTTGGTGAATTTCCATAAGTTCTCTTAGTACTCTGTTGAACTTTCCTGTTGTTACCTTCTTTGTGTATTGGGAGTAGAGGTCTTTTATCTGTTTAATGAGCTCATCAAGGCCCTTTCTCTCCTTAGCCGAGATGAAAACTCTCGGAGCAAAGGGGATAAAGTCAAAGGTTAAGTCAAGTTCCCTATGAATTCTCTCCCAGTCTTTCTGATCCTTTAGCTTGTCTATCTTATTCACGGCAATTACTATAGGTTTGAACTTCTCAAGGGCAATTCCGGCAATCTTTGCGTCCCTATCGGTTGGCCCCTCTTCTGCATCAATCAGGAGAATAACTACATCGGCCCTATCTATTGCGTCAAGGGCCCTTAAGTATGAGTAGTACTCTATGTCTTTAATTTTCCCCCTTCTCCTTATTCCAGCAGTATCTATGAAGATAAACTCGTCATCTCCGATTTTTACGTATGTGTCTATTGCATCCCTTGTAGTTCCAGGAACGTCGCTAACTATCGCCCTCTCTTGGCCTACTAAAGCGTTAAGGAGCGTAGACTTACCCATGTTAGGCCTACCGACTATTGCTACTTTTATCGGCTCTTTCTCCTCTTCTTCTATTTCGTACTCCTCTCCCCTCTCTAGAGTCTCCTGGAGGGAGGTAAGTTCCTCTTCTTCCTCTCCCGAAATTAACCTCTCGGCCTTTTCTCTCTTCTCTACTTTTTCCTGTTCCCTCTTTGCGTTTTCTCTAAGCTCTGGAGGGAGCTTTTCAAGGATTTTCTCCTTCAGAGTTTGAATCCCTATCTTGTGAATCGTTGATATTGGAATTACTTCGTCAAATCCAAGCTGGTAGAACTCGTATACTCTGTCCTCCATAAAGGGTTCATCAATCTTATTGACGGCTAAGATTACTGGCTTTTTCCACTTCCTCAAGATTTTTGCAACCTCTAGGTCAAGGGGGTTCACCCCTTCTTTTCCGTCAACTACAAAAACTATTACATCGGCCTCTTCCATTGCCCTCTTTGCCTGCTCTGTTGTCTCCTTTGCGAACTGGTGGGCGTCTTTCTCAACTACTCCTCCAGTATCAACCAGAATTACTCTGTGGCCGTCTATTTCGGCTTCTTGGACTATCCTATCCCTCGTTACTCCCGGGGTGTCGTCAATTATTGCTACTTTCTTTCCAAGGAGCCTATTAAAGAGGGAGGACTTACCGACGTTTGGCCTTCCTACTATTGCTACTACAGGTAGTCTTCTCATACTTCCTCCGCCATTACCATCTCGTAGAGCTTCTTAAATACGCAGGTGAACTCAATGTTCTCGTCGTAGGCAAAGGGAAGGGTTTCTATCTCCCAAATTTCCTCACCTTCGTAGAGAATCCTCACTCCGACGAATGCTACGTCTGGAAGCTCCCTGTAGTAGTACTCTTTGTCCCCGTTTTTTAGGGCTTTCTCGTAAAACTCCCTCAGCTCATCTATACTGTCAAAGTTTGTTGTGGTCGGAATTACAAACTTTAAAGCTGCGTAGGTGTTCCCGCACTTCTCACACTCTCCGCTCCTCTGAATTACCTCTATAGCAGTTCTAAATTTCCTCTCCCTAACAAGTTCCTCAATCATCTCTATTAGGTCTGTAAAGGGTTCGTCGTCCTCCCCAAAGTAGAGTTCGTTTTGTGTCTCTTCTACTCTATCTGGGTAGATAACTGCTAATGGAGCTCCGCAGTATGGGCATTCAACTTTAACCCCATCCTCTCCAACAGGTTCAACTAGACCCACCAACCTTTCAAAGAACTCAGCCATGTCGTAGTCGTCTGCTACAAGCTCTATAGGTTCGTTGCACATAGAGAAGTCGTACTTGTAGTTCCTGCTGATGAAGTCCTCCATCTCTCTCCTCCGTTTTTAAGCTTTCTTGAGATTTAATTTATAGCGAAAAAGCAACTCTTCCATCAGAAATTATAGGATGTAGCTTTAAGGATAAAAAAAAGGGCCCTAATATAGGGCCCTTAAAGGTAG includes:
- the der gene encoding ribosome biogenesis GTPase Der, translated to MRRLPVVAIVGRPNVGKSSLFNRLLGKKVAIIDDTPGVTRDRIVQEAEIDGHRVILVDTGGVVEKDAHQFAKETTEQAKRAMEEADVIVFVVDGKEGVNPLDLEVAKILRKWKKPVILAVNKIDEPFMEDRVYEFYQLGFDEVIPISTIHKIGIQTLKEKILEKLPPELRENAKREQEKVEKREKAERLISGEEEEELTSLQETLERGEEYEIEEEEKEPIKVAIVGRPNMGKSTLLNALVGQERAIVSDVPGTTRDAIDTYVKIGDDEFIFIDTAGIRRRGKIKDIEYYSYLRALDAIDRADVVILLIDAEEGPTDRDAKIAGIALEKFKPIVIAVNKIDKLKDQKDWERIHRELDLTFDFIPFAPRVFISAKERKGLDELIKQIKDLYSQYTKKVTTGKFNRVLRELMEIHQPPVYKNKVVKIYYGTQVKTKPPTFLLFSNYPEGIPKSFRRFLENRLREAFGFNKIPIRIVFKKRS
- a CDS encoding DUF72 domain-containing protein — protein: MVIVGTSGYYYREWVGRFYPEGLPTSRWLEFYSQHLNGLEVNSTFYRPPSENSVKKLLKYPLYYSLKLCREITHKRSLREELLTPFFRAKEVLEGKLITLLAQFPPLFQTEGG
- a CDS encoding flavodoxin family protein, which translates into the protein MKVLGINGSHRKGSTLILLEEAFKELEGFDTEIISLCDYTLEYCKVCNACKRNGGVCIVKDGYQEIEEKMKEADAIIVGSPVYFGSITGMLKTLFDRSRTLRVNWELKDKVCAAIAVGATKHGGQEHTLQAIHAWALIHGMILVADSDPTAHFGGAATAKQVEDSFEIDEWGLKTARSVGKRVREVLTMLRK